In the genome of Paralichthys olivaceus isolate ysfri-2021 chromosome 10, ASM2471397v2, whole genome shotgun sequence, the window GAACCACGGAGATGGAGGTGAATGCTCACTGTCGAGGGAGTTAGCATTAGCCAGCCTCAGTACAGCATGTAGTGCTAGCATCTAGGAGTTAGCTtctaatataatgtaatgcttCTCCATTTTACCTGTGAATGGACTTTAAGAGTGTAAAACGTCACCAGACGGTTGCCGGTGACGTTATGTGATGTTTACTCAGCGAGCTTTATCCTGAACCTTTACTGGTTTACGTTAAATATCGTCAATGCTCTGAAGTGTTAACCTGTGATCTCACATTCCTCTGGCACATCAGCAGTGTGTTAACCTAACAGCGATACTGTCATTCACTTAGTGAGCTTTTTAAAGCGGCTGTCTTTGCTCTGTCCGTCCTCCAGTATTCATGTGTCAATATTGAAAGTAAGAAAGACAACCCGTTTTACATCCAGAGTTCAAATTAAACCACCCATAACTGATCTGTATGCGCCGAACTGAAACATGGCTCCTGATGAAATAGGAAATGTGTTGTACATTTTTCTATGATCAATGGGTCTTTGATGCCAAGCAGAAACACATCATTTTGAAGGTTTTTCAAAGGAAACACTGTGCTGACTGTCTTAATTCATGAATTAGTTTGTAACTaagcagacaaaaacaaaccagtAATACAGCATACCTGTCAGATTTATTATTCTTTCATCGTTTATTAGTTTagtttgtcattttctcctttttcttctttgctgaAGCAGGATCCTGGTGGCTCCGGAGCGGAGTCTGCGGCTCCATCACCAGCAGGTGCAACCAGGTCAAAGGTACTGATCTTCAACAGGGACAACACCCATCTGTGTTTCAAAAAGGCTACCAAAAATCTGTACTGTTGTCTTAGAGTTGGGCAATAAAACAGTATTAGTAATTATTgctttatcattttcatcaataacaatataataaaaatccCCAAATAACTTCAACAACATAATactgtgacatttatcatgatgATTATATCGATATGATTTGGTCATATGTCCAGCCCAGTGTTGTCTATATTAATGCCATCTTTTCTACATTGTGTTCTCAGCTGGATAATCTGTCTAAAGATGACCTCATCAAGTTTGCCAAGAAGCAGATGGCTGCCATGCAGAAGATGAAGAGCAGGTGTGGAGGTAAGTTAAAAAATGGTCTTAAATCTGTGTACATTTTTGTTGGCTCTGTGGGTCAGCAGGATGTGACATATATCTTATGACATGATCTTTTATCAGATTTGGAAAAAGAAGTGGAATCcatcaaacagcaaaacaaaagcagcaacagcagttCAGATGACTCAACGCTGATACAGGTTTGGTTGTAGGGCTGCATCTCATCATGTGtgctttaaatattcatatgttAACATGCTGTTCCTCATCTTCATACTGCATCTTCtgaatcgtgtgtgtgtgtgtgtgtgtgtgtgtgtgtgtgtgtgtgtgtgtgtgtgtgtgtgtgtgtgtgtgtgtgggtgtgtgtgtgtgatactgtAGGAGCTGACTGAGAGGATGGATGCCCTGCTGCTGGAGAAGGCAGAAATTCAGCAGAGTCTCTCACTGTCTCGTAAAGAACTTGACAAGACTAAGCAGCAAGCgaaggtaaaaaaaatgtctaCTATTACTTTGTAGGAAATATGGTATATTCCAGGAGAATGTGTAGTCTACTCATTGATGCATGTATATTTAGAATGAATCAGGATCCTTacaacatctgtctgactgtcttTTTGTGCAGGATGATCTAGCGAAGCTGCAAGCAGAGCTTGATTGTGTGATAGAGGACCACCAAAGAAATATCAAGACCCTAGAGAGCAGGATAGAGGAATCCAACAACAAACACCAAGAGGAGGTGTCTTTTTTCCAGAAGTTACTGAAAGAGCGAGAAGATagtgacagggagagagatagTGAAAGGGAGAGGGAGCGCCAAGCTGAACATGCCAGGGCAAAAGAGAGTGCCAAAGAAGTCCGCCGGTGCTTGGAAGTGCAGCTGCAAACCCTTCAAGCTGAACTGGAAGCTACCCATGGAGGAAAAACTCAGGAGATTGCTGAGCTGCAAGAGAGCCACCAAAGGGAGCTGACGAAGGCCCAGCAGGAGGTGGAGAACCTGAAGGAGGAGCTGGCTCAGAAGAGTCTGCAGCATGAGGAGGACATGAGGGCACTGGAGGAGGACTGCGAGATGGAGAGGGACCGTCTCCTGTTGCTCCATGAAGAGTTGACAGAGCAGCTCGCCCTGAAAGGTACAACGgcacttcatttcatttcaaagtcTAAATTTTACCATtcaatttaatataatttatgtTTAAAGATGTATCTATTGTTTCTTAACTATTAAAACTGTATTATTTAATCACAAGAATTTAATGGAAAAAGTCTCCAAACTATATGGCTATTTCTTAATATTTCACAGGTGAGATGCAataagtctgtctgtctcttcatccataaaaatagattaaaaaaaacaaacagatactGTGTGTCATTGAAAAAACTCACAAACTTATTGCGTGTTGGAAATTATGCTGGTGTTACAGCACCATTTCTGTACATGGTACAAGTAATACGTTTGAAACTTTTTCAATTAGCATGACCTTTATCTTCTCCAGACAGCTATCTGCAGGATGTgcaagaagaggatgaggaaccTGCTCGGGGTTCAGGGATCGCCAAAATGCTGGCACTGTCTGGCTTAAGTCAGAGTGAGTCAAGCCAAGGTGAcggggaggagacagagactgGCAGACTGAGATCGGCTTTGGAAGACCTCCAAGCCCAGAACACCATGTTGCAGGACGAGCTCACCTTGCTCAGCAATGTGAAGAGCGAGCAGGAAGCAGAGCTGGAGAGGGTCAAGGAGGAGTTccagatggagaaagaggagatggagttTAAAATCAATGAGTTGCAGTTGACCAGGGAAAGTGCCTCCAATGATGCTGTAGGGAATCTCTATCCAGACCAACAACAGGTCCAAGGAGAATCCAAGGAGTCAGCAGCAAatccagaggagcagcagatgcTGAGGGACCAGTGTGAGGCCTTgaccagagacagagactctgcCCTCACTGAGTGTCAACACATGAGGGGCTTACTTCAAGGTGTAGAGACAGAGCTggtggagaagacaaaaaattTTGTTGATCAGTACAACGCCATGAAGGAGCACGGAGCTAATACTCTACAAGAACTCCACGACAAGATCGAATATCTCAGCCAGGAGAGAGATGCACTTCTGGTGAAGGTCGAAGAGGTTACAGAGGAGAACAACACTCTGACTGAGACTGTGGCTCAACAGTTGAAGCCTGGAGGTTCAACAGCTGTAGACCAGGAACTCCCGGCATCCGTAGAAGAACAAACAAGTTTGGTCGGTGAGCTGAAGCAATCTGTGGAGGAGCTAACCAGGCAGAATGAGGAGATCCTCTCTCAAATTCAGATGAAGGAAAACATGACTCAAGACCTTAAAGAGATGGTCACCAGGCTGACTGAGGAGCGAGACAAAATACAATCCCTGCTTCAGATGCaggaagaggaaatgaagaaTCTGAACGATGAGAGAGCAAAAGAATTTGAGAGGCTGCtggaagggaaagaaagagctGCACTTTTGCTGACAGAGGAGAATGAGAAGGAGCTGAACGGcttgaaaaaagagaaagaggatgaaGTGCAACATCTGAATGAGGAGAGGGAAAAGATAGAGGAGAGTCTGAAAGAGGAGGTGAAAAGACGGCAGGAGATAGTTTCTGCTTTAGAGCTGAGTATCAAAGAGCTCGCCACAGAGAAGACTGACCTCCATCAGAAACTGGAAGAGGCCTCCTCGGGGCTCACCAAAGCCCAGGAAGAGAAGGAGTTTCTGTGCTCCAAGCTGGCAGCAGTGGAGGctcagctggagcaggagatgTCTGAAAAGCATCAGCTAGAGGATAGGTTGAGCTCAGCGactgaggaggcagagcagtCCCGCACCTCCATCGGAGCTATGGAAGAAAATATGAATGAGGTACTAAAAAGTTCCACCGATGAGGTTGAGGAGCTCAGAGTGCGTGTAGATGAGCTGGAAAAGGAGAGGGATCTTTTAAAGACTACTCTAGAACAGGCTCAAGGGGAGCGAAGAGTAGAGGAGGTTCATATGGAGCTCCAGGCCCACATCACAAACCTGGAACAGGAGAGGGACGTGCTGAAAAACAATGTGGTGGAGTTGGTGAATGATAACGAAGGGCTGCAAAAAGACCTGCTGGATATGAAGTCAGTCAGTGAGAAGATAATTGAGGAGAACCAGAAACTACAGGCTCAAGTTTCACTGATGgctgaagagaaagaagaaggggAAACAGAGGATATAGAGCAAGAAAGAAGAGCTTTCTCTGATCAGCTAACAGAGAAAGACTTGCTCATTTCTCAGTTGAGGAGTGAGATGGCTGCTCTCCAGGTGAGTGATGGGTTGGGTTCCTCTCTGTATCATGTCAGTACACAAAAAACTCTAAATTTGATACGTAAAGTTGTCCAGATTGAATCACAGATCGTAGTCCCAGCTCAGTGCTCATTGTGTTACCACAGTGTGCTTTAAATTTCTAAAGAGACCTGAATATCACACCAGTTTTTCTGATGCCACCATTGGGATTTGCATTGGATTTGCAACATTATAAATAATACTTCATTgcatatattttaatatctttgagttttttctcagaagaaagaaaatatatttttgataaaTTTGCTATTTGGAAAAAAATTTATTGCCCACTCTGAGACCCAACTGCAATACCACCAGTGGACAGCAGCTCACACTTTGGAAATCACTGTTGTAGACTAAAGTCCCGTCTTGATTAACTGACAAAATTACATGTATGTTTTAATGACTGATCACTCAAGTGTTTCTCACAATccttaattaaaatgaaacattgtATATTTTGGGGGTTGTTCTTCTCTCATGGGAGTGAGTAAAATAATTTACTGTTCACAGCTTGACAGTTACAAACaatactttctttaaaaaaaaatggtgcaattaatatgtttttctttttcctgtttatgAACTCTCCTATTTTCTTCTACTATCACTTTCTCAGGAGTCTGCTTCTTCTAAGGAAACTCTAGACAATGAGATCACACACAAAATAGGTATGAAGGTGACACATGTTCATGTTAATGAGTAGAAAAGCTAATATCTCAAAttgcacattattttatttttcatcttagTTTCCCTGTTTATTGGAGCAGGTAAgaaattattgatttgaatCCCAGAATGTAAATAAGAActtttatataatttatgtTCCCTTCAGCGATcctggagaaagagaagaaagaaaaggacgAGAGGATGAACAAAATCAAGGCAGTCGCTGTCAAAGCGAAAAAAGAGTTGGACATCAGTAAGAAAGAGGTAGAGTGAAGAATGAGATTTCTCTTGACATAAATGTTTGTCCTCCCTTATTTGACATTTATAGATATATTGTCCCCTCAGTGGTCAGACTGGTGATTGTGAAAATCTAAGTCTATCATttacttgatttatttttttttgcagattgcAAACCTTAATGAGACAGTGGAATCACtgaaagcagagagggagaaagtgagCAGCTCTATGAAAGATATCATCCACGGTGCTGAAGGCTACAAGGTAGAAGTGGATGATTGAGGATGTTTCTGTTACTCTCTATTTTACCAAAACATTGAACTAAAAGTTAAGCTTACTTTAACATAATCCttacagcaagaaggttcttgtTTCGAATCCCAGTTTTACTCTTGTTTTCCTTATGTCTGTGGGTTTTATCTGGGTTCTCCAGcctcctcccacaatccaaagaTATGCAGCTTGAGGTTAAGTTCATTGAAGAAATTGACCATAGGTACGATTGAGAGTGCCGCTCACACATCCAGTGTACCCTGGGCATTACAGGATAAGCGatacagataatggatgaatcGATGGCTGGATGTATTAGGGAGGTgtgttaatatttaatttgtaaataaatagaTCACCCATAAAGTTGTAATGGAGTAAACATTATCCTTTGCCTTATTCTAATCTGTCTATTTGGTTGATTAAAGATTGCAAAATCAAATGTTGTTCAATTTGATGGCATTTTAAATTATAAGATTTTCTTAAAATATAACTTGACCCCAAAATAAAATGGACACTGTTCCTCATTAATCATTTGCTTGATTgtattaatccctaatatgttCCTAAATGGCAAATGGAAGGGTTTTGTCTTCAAAAAGAGACTTTGTGTGCGATGTCACCCCCAGTGGTTTTCATAATCAGTCCCCAGACTGCTCTGTGCTTTATGGCTTAGTCTCCATTAAGGAAGAAACCACTCTGTTGTGTCTAATGAGAGTTTTTCCTCATCCACACTCAAATGTAAAGGCTGCTGATATTTTAGATTCATAGTGTTTACCTTcgctgagctgtgtgtgtgtgcttgtgtgtagaATCTGCAGATAGATTACGACAAGCAAACAGAGCAACTggataaggagagagagaaggtggagGCGGCAGAGAGACAAATTGCAGAGCTGACCAAACGACTCAGCAGTGCTgtcacacaggtaacacacactcaatcacacacaccAGTAACAAACATAGAAAGTGCTCTCGCCCACCGGTAAATCCAAGCAGTGCCACTTTGTCCAGCAATACATCTCTCCAATACGTCTCGCAtaactctgtttttatttgatttacagTGAGTCATTTTAGCTAGCGACACTTTACCCAGCTATGCTTGACAGCGCGGCACCCACAAATAGCTCATCAGACGTGACTGGGTGAGCTGGAGAGAAATAGTGTTTATatatcctcctctcctccagctcatAACTGTCTCCCGTGAGAGAACAACAGACAGGTAAATGGAGCGGAGTATAGTTTCCATCTGCCACGTGCAAGTGCAACACCATTTTCTCAGACACAGGTTTATTCTTGTGTGCACTCATGGGTCTCTGGGGGGGTGGGCAGAGTAGAAGCTAGTCAGGGATCCCACAGTATGTCTGGACATCTCTGTTTACCAATCATAGTTTCAGTGTTTGGCTGACAGATGATGGgaggtggctgctgctgctgctggttcagTGTTCCTTGCACAAACAGCCCACAGAGGCTGCCGCTGTCAGATTTGCATGAATGGTTTTCAGTATGTGCATTTTCAGATAAAAACCGTGCATCTGCGAGAGgtaacattttataatttttcatttgtcattgtGACATCCAATTTATGGCGCTTCTAACTCACGACAGACGTAAAAAGTGGAATTTATTTCTTACTGCATGCTGTTGCACCCTTCTTCTGAacgctgcagagaaagtctggaccccaCTGTGTGGACactgtccagaaaatgtctgaaaatggcctAAGTTTACTTAAAGTGGTTTAAGTTGAACTTAAAGAGTAAAACCTTCTGAATACCAATCtcttttaatttgacaaattaTCGAAAGATCACATCCTCTGTATTGTGAACTTGTGTGAAGTAAGTTTGTCACCTGACAGTAACTGTAATCTGGAATGTCTATGTGTTACAGCACGAGATGCTGAGCAGTGAGAAAGAGGACCTGTTGGCTGGTGGGGAGACCATCAGGAGCACAGTGAGGCAGCTGGAGGCCCAGAACCAGGAACTACAAAGACAGTCAGCCAGTCTTGACAAAGACCTGCTGGCTGAAAGAGCCATGAAAGAACAGAAGATTAAGGTAAACATAAAGAGCCATGGATTCACCCTTTTAATGTTATGTACTTATTGGCTTTTGTTaccttttgttttgtatttttgctcATCTTTTATCTCATAACAGTTACACATGCTGTAGTTAAAACTAGACAAACATAATTAAGTTTCTTTTTACAAATTCTTTAAGGGTCTTCATATcatgattcattcatttaattttatgaaatcaacagaaactaccccccacacacacccctctttgTTTGCTTGTCACTGCAGGACTTGTCATCTGCCGTCAAGGAGGTAGAAGAGCTGACAGCCCAGCTCcacaagctgcagcagcagtctcAGCAGACTGCTCAGGAGCTGGAGCAGCTAcgcaaggtacacacacacataaacacaataacacacaaaatGCTTCTCAGACACTAGTGTGTCTCAGAGGGCCTGTCCACTCAAGCGACTGGACTGGTGATGGCCGGCCTGCAGCTACAGCAGCACCtttcagagagaaagggaaCTTTTCTCCCCCACAGCACAGGCACTGCTGTGGCCTTTCCATTAGTGGAGACCTACATAGTACAGCAGTGTACACAAAAGCTGCCTGCAGGTCTGACTTGGTTGACATATGACAATATGTCCAGATTTTTTTAGAATAGCTCaataaacatgttgtttttGAGGTTGGGTTAGGTTGATGCTAAAAATGGCTTTTGAGAGTAAAGACATTCAAGAAAGAATAACAAACACTGTTACTATTAAGATCCcagaatgtttgtttttaaatagtaGTGATAAGGATACACATATTCTGTAGTTTTACAAATTCTAGCCCTGTATTTCATGCAGTGTAAAAAATTCAATTGAATTTGGAATAAGTAgtcctttatttaaaattaGTTCTAATACAAGACCATATCTTGTTTTTCCTAAAGTTTGAGATAAATTATTTGACTGACAGCAAGATAAGGTTTTAGCTTTGTTCCCTCTGTTGATGTGGTACATTGACTCTGCCTCTAGGAAGCGCAGCAGAACTCATTGCTGGACA includes:
- the LOC109631331 gene encoding GRIP and coiled-coil domain-containing protein 2 isoform X1, whose protein sequence is MEQDPGGSGAESAAPSPAGATRSKLDNLSKDDLIKFAKKQMAAMQKMKSRCGDLEKEVESIKQQNKSSNSSSDDSTLIQELTERMDALLLEKAEIQQSLSLSRKELDKTKQQAKDDLAKLQAELDCVIEDHQRNIKTLESRIEESNNKHQEEVSFFQKLLKEREDSDRERDSERERERQAEHARAKESAKEVRRCLEVQLQTLQAELEATHGGKTQEIAELQESHQRELTKAQQEVENLKEELAQKSLQHEEDMRALEEDCEMERDRLLLLHEELTEQLALKDSYLQDVQEEDEEPARGSGIAKMLALSGLSQSESSQGDGEETETGRLRSALEDLQAQNTMLQDELTLLSNVKSEQEAELERVKEEFQMEKEEMEFKINELQLTRESASNDAVGNLYPDQQQVQGESKESAANPEEQQMLRDQCEALTRDRDSALTECQHMRGLLQGVETELVEKTKNFVDQYNAMKEHGANTLQELHDKIEYLSQERDALLVKVEEVTEENNTLTETVAQQLKPGGSTAVDQELPASVEEQTSLVGELKQSVEELTRQNEEILSQIQMKENMTQDLKEMVTRLTEERDKIQSLLQMQEEEMKNLNDERAKEFERLLEGKERAALLLTEENEKELNGLKKEKEDEVQHLNEEREKIEESLKEEVKRRQEIVSALELSIKELATEKTDLHQKLEEASSGLTKAQEEKEFLCSKLAAVEAQLEQEMSEKHQLEDRLSSATEEAEQSRTSIGAMEENMNEVLKSSTDEVEELRVRVDELEKERDLLKTTLEQAQGERRVEEVHMELQAHITNLEQERDVLKNNVVELVNDNEGLQKDLLDMKSVSEKIIEENQKLQAQVSLMAEEKEEGETEDIEQERRAFSDQLTEKDLLISQLRSEMAALQESASSKETLDNEITHKIAILEKEKKEKDERMNKIKAVAVKAKKELDISKKEIANLNETVESLKAEREKVSSSMKDIIHGAEGYKNLQIDYDKQTEQLDKEREKVEAAERQIAELTKRLSSAVTQHEMLSSEKEDLLAGGETIRSTVRQLEAQNQELQRQSASLDKDLLAERAMKEQKIKDLSSAVKEVEELTAQLHKLQQQSQQTAQELEQLRKEAQQNSLLDMEMADYERLVKDLNAKISEKDECAEGFKSQINALSQKEDTLKQELESLKSQLDQGEEKTSKIKQMLVKTKKDLADAKKQESSLMMQQASLTGELEANQQQLESFKIEVCGLTADCHRLQEQLRSTLEQQQRTCSSLQQRINSLQQERDDAKAELAVTTGEFESYKVRVHNVLKQQKSKTNSQGEGDSGKLEREQFSSQVDQLKSRLAENQQSLQSSTAELQQLQTEHDTLLERHNKILQETVSKEAELRERLLSVQSENMSLRSDLSQAQSDLLSQVEAQRQTYREQLRRLQDDHRATVETLQSQLTRVEEQLFTLQSQNMSVQSSRKSLASDPQRRNTDQNHVGLVALSDLQSTAREEGEGMEMTESESPSPALTPLPSLEQLLMSPDPKQEPFVWTVDPTKEELSQKLTTATRSMEHMNSLLHETEATNAALMEQITLLKSEVRRLERNQEREKSVANLEYLKNVLLQFIFLRSGSERQALLPVIHTMLQLSPEEKSKLAAIAQGEEEGSGARGSGWTSYLHSWSGIR
- the LOC109631331 gene encoding GRIP and coiled-coil domain-containing protein 2 isoform X2: MEDPGGSGAESAAPSPAGATRSKLDNLSKDDLIKFAKKQMAAMQKMKSRCGDLEKEVESIKQQNKSSNSSSDDSTLIQELTERMDALLLEKAEIQQSLSLSRKELDKTKQQAKDDLAKLQAELDCVIEDHQRNIKTLESRIEESNNKHQEEVSFFQKLLKEREDSDRERDSERERERQAEHARAKESAKEVRRCLEVQLQTLQAELEATHGGKTQEIAELQESHQRELTKAQQEVENLKEELAQKSLQHEEDMRALEEDCEMERDRLLLLHEELTEQLALKDSYLQDVQEEDEEPARGSGIAKMLALSGLSQSESSQGDGEETETGRLRSALEDLQAQNTMLQDELTLLSNVKSEQEAELERVKEEFQMEKEEMEFKINELQLTRESASNDAVGNLYPDQQQVQGESKESAANPEEQQMLRDQCEALTRDRDSALTECQHMRGLLQGVETELVEKTKNFVDQYNAMKEHGANTLQELHDKIEYLSQERDALLVKVEEVTEENNTLTETVAQQLKPGGSTAVDQELPASVEEQTSLVGELKQSVEELTRQNEEILSQIQMKENMTQDLKEMVTRLTEERDKIQSLLQMQEEEMKNLNDERAKEFERLLEGKERAALLLTEENEKELNGLKKEKEDEVQHLNEEREKIEESLKEEVKRRQEIVSALELSIKELATEKTDLHQKLEEASSGLTKAQEEKEFLCSKLAAVEAQLEQEMSEKHQLEDRLSSATEEAEQSRTSIGAMEENMNEVLKSSTDEVEELRVRVDELEKERDLLKTTLEQAQGERRVEEVHMELQAHITNLEQERDVLKNNVVELVNDNEGLQKDLLDMKSVSEKIIEENQKLQAQVSLMAEEKEEGETEDIEQERRAFSDQLTEKDLLISQLRSEMAALQESASSKETLDNEITHKIAILEKEKKEKDERMNKIKAVAVKAKKELDISKKEIANLNETVESLKAEREKVSSSMKDIIHGAEGYKNLQIDYDKQTEQLDKEREKVEAAERQIAELTKRLSSAVTQHEMLSSEKEDLLAGGETIRSTVRQLEAQNQELQRQSASLDKDLLAERAMKEQKIKDLSSAVKEVEELTAQLHKLQQQSQQTAQELEQLRKEAQQNSLLDMEMADYERLVKDLNAKISEKDECAEGFKSQINALSQKEDTLKQELESLKSQLDQGEEKTSKIKQMLVKTKKDLADAKKQESSLMMQQASLTGELEANQQQLESFKIEVCGLTADCHRLQEQLRSTLEQQQRTCSSLQQRINSLQQERDDAKAELAVTTGEFESYKVRVHNVLKQQKSKTNSQGEGDSGKLEREQFSSQVDQLKSRLAENQQSLQSSTAELQQLQTEHDTLLERHNKILQETVSKEAELRERLLSVQSENMSLRSDLSQAQSDLLSQVEAQRQTYREQLRRLQDDHRATVETLQSQLTRVEEQLFTLQSQNMSVQSSRKSLASDPQRRNTDQNHVGLVALSDLQSTAREEGEGMEMTESESPSPALTPLPSLEQLLMSPDPKQEPFVWTVDPTKEELSQKLTTATRSMEHMNSLLHETEATNAALMEQITLLKSEVRRLERNQEREKSVANLEYLKNVLLQFIFLRSGSERQALLPVIHTMLQLSPEEKSKLAAIAQGEEEGSGARGSGWTSYLHSWSGIR